One stretch of Passer domesticus isolate bPasDom1 chromosome 2, bPasDom1.hap1, whole genome shotgun sequence DNA includes these proteins:
- the CXADR gene encoding coxsackievirus and adenovirus receptor isoform X2, which produces MPCICRVGVIGLTRSLTITSVDPSMFEKAQGEKVTLPCTFELSEEDEGPLDIEWVLIPADNQKKEQIIIMYAVDRVYNHYYAGLTGRMQFTNLDPRSGDGSLDILNLKASDTGTYQCKVKKAPGVQSKKIQLTVLVKPARTKCSIEGSQEIGKDVTLKCVSQEGSPLLSYDWKRVSGTQNLPATSVLNKNTGELLLKNASREYSGTYNCVATNRVGTDECSVELNVTPPVNTAGIITGAIIGTLLGLSVLCSIIFCFCKKHREKKYEKEVHHDIREDVPPPKSRSSTARSYIGSNRSSLGSMSPSNMEGFTKTPYSQVPSEDFERAPTQNPAFAPSKVAAPNLSRMGAVPVMIPAQSKDGSIV; this is translated from the exons ATGCCATGTATTTGCAGAGTTGGGGTTATTG gtCTGACAAGAAGCCTAACTATAACTTCAGTTGACCCATCAATGTTTGAAAAAGCACAAGGAGAGAAAGTTACATTGCCATGTACTTTTGAACTCTCGGAAGAAGATGAAGGACCACTAGATATTGAGTGGGTATTGATACCAGCAGACAACCAAAAGAAGGAACAAATA ataATTATGTATGCTGTAGACAGGGTTTATAATCATTATTATGCTGGTTTGACTGGGCGAATGCAGTTTACTAATCTTGATCCCAGATCTGGTGATGGTTCATTGGATATTCTGAATTTAAAGGCATCAGACACTGGCACATATCAGTGCAAAGTGAAGAAGGCTCCTGGAgttcaaagcaaaaaaatacaGTTGACTGTACTTG TAAAGCCAGCACGGACTAAATGTTCCATTGAAGGATCACAGGAGATTGGAAAAGACGTTACCTTGAAATGTGTGTCACAAGAAGGATCCCCACTTTTGTCTTACGACTGGAAAAGAGTATCTGGCACGCAGAATCTTCCTGCCACTTCCGTGCTGA ATAAAAATACAGGGGAACTTCTTCTGAAAAACGCCTCTCGAGAGTATTCTGGTACATACAACTgtgtggccacaaacagagttGGCACGGATGAATGTTCTGTTGAGCTGAATGTCACCCCTC CCGTAAATACAGCTGGTATAATTACTGGAGCTATTATAGGAACTCTGCTGGGTCTCTCTGTACTGTGTTCTATCATCTTCTGTTTTTGTaagaagcacagagagaagaaataCGAGAAAGAAGTACATCATGATATCAG AGAAGATGTTCCACCTCCAAAGAGTCGCAGTTCTACAGCTCGCAGCTACATCGGCAGCAATCGTTCTTCCCTGGGCTCAATGTCTCCCTCCAACATGGAAGGATTTACCAAAACTCCATATAGCCAAGTCCCAAGTGAAGACTTTGAACGTGCTCCTACTCAAAACCCAGCCTTTGCACCTTCAAAGGTAGCTGCACCTAATTTAAGTAGAATGGGAGCTGTTCCTGTGATGATTCCAGCACAAAGCAAAGATGGGTCGATagtataa
- the CXADR gene encoding coxsackievirus and adenovirus receptor isoform X3 gives MEPPLPLLGVSLVLLCSAGLTRSLTITSVDPSMFEKAQGEKVTLPCTFELSEEDEGPLDIEWVLIPADNQKKEQIIIMYAVDRVYNHYYAGLTGRMQFTNLDPRSGDGSLDILNLKASDTGTYQCKVKKAPGVQSKKIQLTVLVKPARTKCSIEGSQEIGKDVTLKCVSQEGSPLLSYDWKRVSGTQNLPATSVLNKNTGELLLKNASREYSGTYNCVATNRVGTDECSVELNVTPPVNTAGIITGAIIGTLLGLSVLCSIIFCFCKKHREKKYEKEVHHDIREDVPPPKSRSSTARSYIGSNRSSLGSMSPSNMEGFTKTPYSQVPSEDFERAPTQNPAFAPSKYDIAHKIGDITVV, from the exons ATggagccgccgctgccgctgctcgGCGTGTCCCTCGTGCTGCTCTGCTCCGCAG gtCTGACAAGAAGCCTAACTATAACTTCAGTTGACCCATCAATGTTTGAAAAAGCACAAGGAGAGAAAGTTACATTGCCATGTACTTTTGAACTCTCGGAAGAAGATGAAGGACCACTAGATATTGAGTGGGTATTGATACCAGCAGACAACCAAAAGAAGGAACAAATA ataATTATGTATGCTGTAGACAGGGTTTATAATCATTATTATGCTGGTTTGACTGGGCGAATGCAGTTTACTAATCTTGATCCCAGATCTGGTGATGGTTCATTGGATATTCTGAATTTAAAGGCATCAGACACTGGCACATATCAGTGCAAAGTGAAGAAGGCTCCTGGAgttcaaagcaaaaaaatacaGTTGACTGTACTTG TAAAGCCAGCACGGACTAAATGTTCCATTGAAGGATCACAGGAGATTGGAAAAGACGTTACCTTGAAATGTGTGTCACAAGAAGGATCCCCACTTTTGTCTTACGACTGGAAAAGAGTATCTGGCACGCAGAATCTTCCTGCCACTTCCGTGCTGA ATAAAAATACAGGGGAACTTCTTCTGAAAAACGCCTCTCGAGAGTATTCTGGTACATACAACTgtgtggccacaaacagagttGGCACGGATGAATGTTCTGTTGAGCTGAATGTCACCCCTC CCGTAAATACAGCTGGTATAATTACTGGAGCTATTATAGGAACTCTGCTGGGTCTCTCTGTACTGTGTTCTATCATCTTCTGTTTTTGTaagaagcacagagagaagaaataCGAGAAAGAAGTACATCATGATATCAG AGAAGATGTTCCACCTCCAAAGAGTCGCAGTTCTACAGCTCGCAGCTACATCGGCAGCAATCGTTCTTCCCTGGGCTCAATGTCTCCCTCCAACATGGAAGGATTTACCAAAACTCCATATAGCCAAGTCCCAAGTGAAGACTTTGAACGTGCTCCTACTCAAAACCCAGCCTTTGCACCTTCAAAG
- the CXADR gene encoding coxsackievirus and adenovirus receptor isoform X1: protein MEPPLPLLGVSLVLLCSAGLTRSLTITSVDPSMFEKAQGEKVTLPCTFELSEEDEGPLDIEWVLIPADNQKKEQIIIMYAVDRVYNHYYAGLTGRMQFTNLDPRSGDGSLDILNLKASDTGTYQCKVKKAPGVQSKKIQLTVLVKPARTKCSIEGSQEIGKDVTLKCVSQEGSPLLSYDWKRVSGTQNLPATSVLNKNTGELLLKNASREYSGTYNCVATNRVGTDECSVELNVTPPVNTAGIITGAIIGTLLGLSVLCSIIFCFCKKHREKKYEKEVHHDIREDVPPPKSRSSTARSYIGSNRSSLGSMSPSNMEGFTKTPYSQVPSEDFERAPTQNPAFAPSKVAAPNLSRMGAVPVMIPAQSKDGSIV from the exons ATggagccgccgctgccgctgctcgGCGTGTCCCTCGTGCTGCTCTGCTCCGCAG gtCTGACAAGAAGCCTAACTATAACTTCAGTTGACCCATCAATGTTTGAAAAAGCACAAGGAGAGAAAGTTACATTGCCATGTACTTTTGAACTCTCGGAAGAAGATGAAGGACCACTAGATATTGAGTGGGTATTGATACCAGCAGACAACCAAAAGAAGGAACAAATA ataATTATGTATGCTGTAGACAGGGTTTATAATCATTATTATGCTGGTTTGACTGGGCGAATGCAGTTTACTAATCTTGATCCCAGATCTGGTGATGGTTCATTGGATATTCTGAATTTAAAGGCATCAGACACTGGCACATATCAGTGCAAAGTGAAGAAGGCTCCTGGAgttcaaagcaaaaaaatacaGTTGACTGTACTTG TAAAGCCAGCACGGACTAAATGTTCCATTGAAGGATCACAGGAGATTGGAAAAGACGTTACCTTGAAATGTGTGTCACAAGAAGGATCCCCACTTTTGTCTTACGACTGGAAAAGAGTATCTGGCACGCAGAATCTTCCTGCCACTTCCGTGCTGA ATAAAAATACAGGGGAACTTCTTCTGAAAAACGCCTCTCGAGAGTATTCTGGTACATACAACTgtgtggccacaaacagagttGGCACGGATGAATGTTCTGTTGAGCTGAATGTCACCCCTC CCGTAAATACAGCTGGTATAATTACTGGAGCTATTATAGGAACTCTGCTGGGTCTCTCTGTACTGTGTTCTATCATCTTCTGTTTTTGTaagaagcacagagagaagaaataCGAGAAAGAAGTACATCATGATATCAG AGAAGATGTTCCACCTCCAAAGAGTCGCAGTTCTACAGCTCGCAGCTACATCGGCAGCAATCGTTCTTCCCTGGGCTCAATGTCTCCCTCCAACATGGAAGGATTTACCAAAACTCCATATAGCCAAGTCCCAAGTGAAGACTTTGAACGTGCTCCTACTCAAAACCCAGCCTTTGCACCTTCAAAGGTAGCTGCACCTAATTTAAGTAGAATGGGAGCTGTTCCTGTGATGATTCCAGCACAAAGCAAAGATGGGTCGATagtataa